The sequence below is a genomic window from Anaerocolumna chitinilytica.
TAGAATCTGCCAAGAGATTAAAGCAGATATATATTGGATAAGGAGATTTTTATGAATATTGGTTTATTTACCTCGGTGTATTTTAATAATATAGGTAATGGATTTATTGATTTAGGAGCCGAAGCAGTATTAAAAAGGGCAATGCCTGTTAATTATGAACTTGTGAAAATAAGTCAATGTGCTAATTTTGCTGCATCAATGGGTAAATCGTTTATATTAAAAGAAAATTTATTTGTGAATTGGGTTTGGGTAAATCTTATGCAAAAATTTGCAAGTAAATTTCATGATAAAACATATCAGGCAATAAGTACTCTAGATGTGCAATCAATTGCAAAAATTGTAGATCTTGATTTCATGGTGATTCCTGGGTGTGTACTGACAGTTCCGTTTTTTACTATATATGGAAAACTATTGGAAGAAAAAAGTAAAGAAGGATGTAAACTTATTTTTATGGGGGTAAGTGGAAATTTCTATACTGATTATGAAGTAAATGTAGTTAGTAAATATTTGGAAAAATTAAAACCATTAGCTATTATGACTAGAGATTCTATTGCTTACAACAATTATAAAAATTTAGCTAAATATACTTATAATGGCATAGATAATGTATTTTTTGTTAATTTATTAAATATCCCTAGAGTAAAGACTAATCCGGAATCATATGTTGTAGTTAATATTGAAGAACCTAAGCACAAACACATTAAGAACAAAGTTATTAAAAACCTAGAAAAGAGGGGAAAGAATATTATTTTTTCCAATCATAAACCATTTCCTTATTCAAAGATTACTAAATTGGTGAAAAATGGTGAATTAGTATCAGATTATCCACTGGATTATTTGATGCTCTATAGGAATGCAGACGAAGTATATTCGGATAGGGTTCATGCATGCATTCCAACATTATCATTTGGGAATAAGGCAATACTTTTTTCAGAAAGTCCAAGAAAAGCCTTATTTGAAAATGTTGGAGTTAAAAACATAGATAATAAACCTATTCAAGTTCAAGACTTGGCCAGTAAGCAAAATGAACAAATACATTTTCTTGCTAAAATATTAGTTGATGAGGGAATATTGTGAAAATTGCGGTTTTAATGTCTACATATAATGGAGAAGCATTTCTTAATCTGCAGATGCAAAGTTTGTCTGAGCAGACAGTTGTTGATTCAATCACTGTATATATTCGTGATGATAGAAGTACTGATAATACCATTAATATTATACAGAAATGGGAAAAAAAAATAAAAATAATTCTTATACAAGGAATTAATAAAGGCCCTGCAATGAGTTTTTGGGATTTGTTAAAATATGTTCCTGGAGAATTTGATTACTACGCTTTTTGTGATCAAGATGATATATGGGACAAAGATAAACTTGAAATTGCAACTGGTTATTTAAATGATGATGTGCATTTGTATACATGCAATTGTCGTAGCATTGACGCTAATAATAACATTTTTGAAAAAAAGAGAAGGAAAGAATATCCGGTAATAAGTATTGAAACATTATTTGTATCAGGTGTCACACAAGGCTGTGCAATGGTTTTTTCAAAAAAATTAAAAGAATATATATGTAATTTACATATTACAACAATACCAATGCATGATTTAATTGTTATGCTATATGCGCTGCAAATGGGAAGAGTATATTGGGATATCGAACCTCACTTTAGCTATAGATTTCACTCAAATAATGTTATTGCAAAAGAGAAAAAGAAGGTATTTTCGAAATTACTTACCACGGTCAGACGGTGGGATAAGAATAAGAATGTATCAATGTCTAACGTAGCAACTGAATTATTAGCACAAGTTACTATTAATAATGTTGAAACAGAAAAATTCTTAAGACAAATAAGTAATTACAAAAAATCAATCAAAAGTAAATATTTATTGTTGAATAACAAAAAAATAAGAAGTTGCAATCAGAGAGCTCTTCGATCCTTTTATATAAGAATTATATTAAATTATTTATAAATGAAAATATCATGAAAAACTGCACACATTTTGATATATATCTATATTTGAGTTGAAATTAATGGAGAATAGTAATATGAAGATATGTTTTGTACTACCACAAATGTTAAAGAAACCTATTGGTGGTTATAAAATGGTTTATGAGTATGCTAATAGATTGAAAAAAGAGGGGCATGATATTGGGATTCTTTTTTTGAATGAAAATGCCTTAAAGAAATATAAATTACCATATATTATTAGATATGTTGCTGTTGAAATATTCACTAGAATTGAGCCTAGGTGGTTTATTCTTGATAAAAAAGTTAAAAAGTACAATAGTTTAGAAAAAAAAAATTATAAAGAGATTAATTCTTATGACTTGGTGATTGCGACGGGTGTTGATACAGTAATGTTTTCAAATCAAAAATTTAATAAAGCTCGTAAAGCTTATTTTATACAGGGCTATGAAAAGTGGATATGCTCGGAAACCGAGCTTATTAGAACATATGCAATGGGAATGGACAATATTGTAGTATCAAGTTGGATGAAAGATATTGTTGATAAATATGGTAAAAAACCTGCTTTATTACTTCAAAATCCAATAGATTTAAATGTATATAAAGAGCTTACACCAATAGATAAGAGAGAAAGTTTCTCTGTTGGAGTGCTTTACCATAAAGCGAAATGTAAGGGTTTTAAGTATGCATATGAAGCGTTACTACAAGTGAAAAAAGAACTTCCAAATCTTAAGGTTTATATGTTTGGAACAACAGTTCCAGATTTTGATTTGCCAGAATGGTTTGATTTCACTCTTAACGCATCACAGAATGAAACGGTGAATATTTACAATAAAATTTCTATCTTTTTATGTTCAACAATTGAAGAAGGATTTGGTCTTACAGGATTAGAGGCTATGGCATGTGGGGCTGCATTGGTCAGTACTGATTATAACGGCGTAATAGAATATGCAGTTGATGGAATAAATTGCCTCTTATCACCAGTTGGTGATTCAGTTTTATTAGCAAAAAAAGTTATAGAGCTAGTTTATAATCAAGAATTAAGATTAAAGATAGCAAGAAAAGGTATAGAATCTGTCAAGTCTTTTTCATGGGATAATGCAATGAACATTCTAAATGATTATTTAAGAACAGTGGAGATAGTGGATAATGAAAGAGATTAATAGCAGTATAGTTAATAATAAATTAATGACAAATATTTTTCTGGGAACTATCGTGTTAATTCTACTTCTTCAAAATGGACCACTTCATAATATGCCAATAATTTTGATTATTATTCCTATATTTTTTTGTGGTCAGAAGTTCGTTTTGCTTGTAGGGAAAAATGAAAAGTATGTAATATATTATGGTTTGTATCTGCTAGCAGTCACGCTTTTTAATATAAATAAAAATTATGATTTGAATTATACAATAAATCTGCTTCTTCAGTATTTATTAATCTATATTAGTGTGAAAATTGTGATTCAAAAAATTAATAAGAAAGATGTACTATTGTTTTTTAGAAATATTGGTATTGTTATTAGTCTTTTATGCTTGCCAGAAGCAATCACAGGAGTACATTTTATTGCAAACTTTTTAGGCAAACAACTGGGAAGTACAACAGCTCGTGTTGTTTCGATTTTTAATCATCCTATTATATGTGGTTGCTTTCTTGTAATTACTCTTATACTTATTATTGTTTATCCGTTAAAAAAATATTCTTATCAAATAATATTGGTCTCAATTATACTAGTTGCAATTGTCTTAACGCAGTCAAGAAGTGCTTGGTTGGCGACTGCTATATCTTTGCTAGCATATTTTGTTCGATTTCATAAGAATAAAATAAATAAAAAATATTTGATTTATACGTGTGTATTCATCGGGCTTATTGTGACTGGGACAAGGATATTTAATCATAATCTATTCTTTGTTATATGGAGTTTTATATACAATAGATTAAATGGATCATTTGAGGCTGGTGAAGGCCATATAGTAAGAATAGAGATTATTCTAAACGCTGTGGATTATTGGAAGGAAAATATTTTTTCATTTATTTTTGGAAATGGTAAAAATTATGGATTACTTTTTATGAAGAATAATCCTATTCATAAATTCGGTACTTTTACGTGGGATTCTGCCGTTGATAATCAATATATTACGCTTATATTCGAAACGGGAATTATAGGATTGTTATTCATCATAAATATTATTTTAATTAATGTCAAAAGATTTGTTAGAGCAAACAAAGAGGATAAAGAAGGAATAGCTGTTTCACTGTGTCTGATTGGAAATAGTGTTTGTCTATTCTTTTTTGAAGGATTTAATTATCCAGTTCTTGTTTTGGTATTTTTAATCATGATTTTTATTGGAGATGATAATGCAAGGATACACAGCAAAGAAATACAGAAGTAATAGATTATAGCAACTAAAGGTTATGGGGAGTGCAATTGATCCAAGAAGTAGAGAACATAGTAAGTTTGTATTTCGTTTAGCAAAAGCTAGTAGGAATCTGCTTTGCTTCATACATGAAATCCAATAAAATCAGTGTTAGGTTTAAATCCACATGATGTGAAGCAGATAAAGGACTTGAGGATAATAGCTAGATTAAGAATGACACTAAGTCTAAAACTTATCTAAAACCTTGTAAAGGATGGATAGTAATTTGGAAATGCAATACTTTACAGATAAACTATATACAGATTTTCTTAAGTTGCCAAAGTTCAGAGAACAGCTGATTGAGGATAGAATTTGTTTACTTAATAGACTTCATCGAATGCTGAGGGATATTTTTCAGAGCATAAGGATGCTTATGGTAAGATTGATGGTGCATTTGTCTTGCAAATATTTATTAAAACATAATTTTCAGTGTATTTTAATACACTTGGTAGCGAAGGAATATAACAGAATTGGCATAATGCTAAGTTTAGAGAATGCGGTTATAGCAGAGCAGAAGAAATATTAATTTTGGCTATTCAGTGTAAGACGCAATGACTATTCTGCATTTTTTAGCTTTAGTTATAGATGTTATTATATAAAGATAAGCCTTAAAAATCGATAATATAAAGGGAAATGGAATAAATTAAAATGAATAAAGACATAAAAATAAAAAGTGTAAAGTATAATTTTGCCATGAATATTATTCTCAAAATGTCTTCTTTTATTTTTCCACTTATAACATTACCATACATAACAAGAACTCTTGGTGCTGTTGGTAATGGTAAAATTGCTTTTGCTAGTTCTGTTATAACATATTTTTCAATGTTTGCACAGTTAGGAATTCCTACTTATGGAATACGTGTATGTGCTAAATGTAGAGATGATAAGGCAGAATTAACAAAAACAGTTCAGGAATTACTTGTAATTAATGGCGTTGCTGTTATATTGTCTTATCTTGCATTAGGGTTTAGCATTATAGGGATTTTGAAATTTCAAGAAAATAGCACGTTAATGTTAATAAATTCAGTATCTATTTTATTAAATGCAATTGGAATGGAATGGCTTTATCAAGCAATTGAGCAATATCAATATATCACAATACGTAACTTAGTATTTAAAATTATATCTATTGTTTTAATGTTTTGGCTTATTCATAAACCAGAAGATTACATTAAATATGCCATACTT
It includes:
- a CDS encoding polysaccharide pyruvyl transferase family protein, which gives rise to MNIGLFTSVYFNNIGNGFIDLGAEAVLKRAMPVNYELVKISQCANFAASMGKSFILKENLFVNWVWVNLMQKFASKFHDKTYQAISTLDVQSIAKIVDLDFMVIPGCVLTVPFFTIYGKLLEEKSKEGCKLIFMGVSGNFYTDYEVNVVSKYLEKLKPLAIMTRDSIAYNNYKNLAKYTYNGIDNVFFVNLLNIPRVKTNPESYVVVNIEEPKHKHIKNKVIKNLEKRGKNIIFSNHKPFPYSKITKLVKNGELVSDYPLDYLMLYRNADEVYSDRVHACIPTLSFGNKAILFSESPRKALFENVGVKNIDNKPIQVQDLASKQNEQIHFLAKILVDEGIL
- a CDS encoding glycosyltransferase → MKIAVLMSTYNGEAFLNLQMQSLSEQTVVDSITVYIRDDRSTDNTINIIQKWEKKIKIILIQGINKGPAMSFWDLLKYVPGEFDYYAFCDQDDIWDKDKLEIATGYLNDDVHLYTCNCRSIDANNNIFEKKRRKEYPVISIETLFVSGVTQGCAMVFSKKLKEYICNLHITTIPMHDLIVMLYALQMGRVYWDIEPHFSYRFHSNNVIAKEKKKVFSKLLTTVRRWDKNKNVSMSNVATELLAQVTINNVETEKFLRQISNYKKSIKSKYLLLNNKKIRSCNQRALRSFYIRIILNYL
- a CDS encoding glycosyltransferase family 4 protein, with amino-acid sequence MKICFVLPQMLKKPIGGYKMVYEYANRLKKEGHDIGILFLNENALKKYKLPYIIRYVAVEIFTRIEPRWFILDKKVKKYNSLEKKNYKEINSYDLVIATGVDTVMFSNQKFNKARKAYFIQGYEKWICSETELIRTYAMGMDNIVVSSWMKDIVDKYGKKPALLLQNPIDLNVYKELTPIDKRESFSVGVLYHKAKCKGFKYAYEALLQVKKELPNLKVYMFGTTVPDFDLPEWFDFTLNASQNETVNIYNKISIFLCSTIEEGFGLTGLEAMACGAALVSTDYNGVIEYAVDGINCLLSPVGDSVLLAKKVIELVYNQELRLKIARKGIESVKSFSWDNAMNILNDYLRTVEIVDNERD
- a CDS encoding O-antigen ligase family protein translates to MKEINSSIVNNKLMTNIFLGTIVLILLLQNGPLHNMPIILIIIPIFFCGQKFVLLVGKNEKYVIYYGLYLLAVTLFNINKNYDLNYTINLLLQYLLIYISVKIVIQKINKKDVLLFFRNIGIVISLLCLPEAITGVHFIANFLGKQLGSTTARVVSIFNHPIICGCFLVITLILIIVYPLKKYSYQIILVSIILVAIVLTQSRSAWLATAISLLAYFVRFHKNKINKKYLIYTCVFIGLIVTGTRIFNHNLFFVIWSFIYNRLNGSFEAGEGHIVRIEIILNAVDYWKENIFSFIFGNGKNYGLLFMKNNPIHKFGTFTWDSAVDNQYITLIFETGIIGLLFIINIILINVKRFVRANKEDKEGIAVSLCLIGNSVCLFFFEGFNYPVLVLVFLIMIFIGDDNARIHSKEIQK